One Glycine max cultivar Williams 82 chromosome 3, Glycine_max_v4.0, whole genome shotgun sequence DNA window includes the following coding sequences:
- the LOC100810344 gene encoding chromatin-remodeling ATPase INO80 isoform X1: MDHRPKSKESLSYSTLFNLESLMNFQLPEQDNDFDYYGNSSQDESRDSQGVGIANHSNGNVHEKEVNLFKKRRWSLNSDNEEKSSFYGTHMTEERYRSMLGEHIQKYKRRFKGTLNSPAQNQAAVPLVKSNTGLKAHKSGNERRGGGLHVAESTSEWMNDSGSQKPGNYRNADFSPQYGTDRIMYEPASLDIGDGIIYKIPPVYDKLAGALNLPSCSDIHVEDLYLKGTLDLGSLAEMMAADKRFGNRNRAGMGEAIPQFESLQARLKVMSASNSARKFSLKMSDVDLNSSIPEGAAGSIRRSILSEGGVLQVYYVKVLEKGDTYEIIERSLPKKQKVKKDPALIEKEEMERCGKVWANIVRRDIPKHHRNFTIFHRKQLIDAKRVSETCQREVRMKVSRSLKWTRTASMRTRKLARDMLLFWKRIDKEMTEVRKREEKEAAEALRREQELREAKRQQQRLNFLIQQTELYSHFMQNKSNLLSSETLPKEDEDADDQDALIDSSDAVPDEEEDPEEAELKKEALKAAQEAVSKQKMLTSAFDTECLRLRQAGETDSLPPDVAGASNIDLQTPSTMPVASTVRTPELFKGVLKEYQLKGLQWLVNCYEQGLNGILADEMGLGKTIQAMAFLAHLAEEKNIWGPFLVVAPASVLNNWNEELERFCPELKRLPYWGGLSERTVLRKSINPKDLYRREAKFHILITSYQLLVSDEKYFRRVKWQYMVLDEAQAIKSATSIRWKTLLSFNCRNRLLLTGTPIQNNMAELWALLHFIMPTLFDSHEQFNEWFSKGIENHAEHGGTLNEHQLNRLHSILKPFMLRRVKKDVISELTTKTEVTVHCKLSSRQQAFYQAIKNKISLAELFDSNRGQLNEKRILNLMNIVIQLRKVCNHPELFERSEGSTYLYFGEIPNSLPPPPFGEMEDVYYSGGHNPISYEIPKLVYQEIIQSSETLSSAVGRGVSRESFHKHFNIFRPENVYRSVFSEDMCSKSGNFGFTHMMNLSPHEVTFLATGSFMERLLFSMMRWEQKFIDEAVDFLMETIDDDPECSYLEKEKVRAVTRMLLVPSRSETQFLQKKWQTGPSHAPFEALVVPHQDRVLSNARLLHSAYTYIPQSRAPPIGAHCSDRNFYYKMIEELHDPWVKRLLVGFARTSDNNVPRKPDSPHHLIQEIDSELPVSQPALQLTYSIFGSSPPMRNFDPAKLLTDSGKLQTLDILLKRLRAENHRVLLFAQMTKMLNILEDYMNYRKYRYFRLDGSSTIQDRRDMVKDFQHRSDIFVFLLSTRAGGLGINLTAADTVIFYESDWNPTLDLQAMDRAHRLGQTKDVTVYRLICKETVEEKILLRASQKSTVQNLVMTGGSVGGDLLAPEDVVSLLLDDVQLEQKLKEIPLQVKDKQKKKQPMRGIRVNEDGDASMEDLTSSVAQGTSDNDLSMDPEGSKSSNKKRKAFSDKPTSRPMNSQKMSEFSTTPMDDELDVVDPVGQKPKRPKRIKKNVNEKFEDAFTGIAALIPEQTQFPPPPSDFSAGGSKAESGQDN; this comes from the exons ATGGATCACAGACCGAAATCCAAGGAGTCACTCTCTTACTCCACTCTCTTCAATCTCGAG TCTTTGATGAACTTTCAACTTCCAGAACAAgataatgattttgattattACGGAAATAGTAGTCAGGATGAGAGCAGAGACAGCCAAG GTGTGGGGATTGCAAATCACAGTAATGGGAATGTGCATGAAAAGGAGGTGAATTTGTTCAAGAAGAGGAGGTGGTCTCTAAACAGTGACAACGAGGAGAAGAGCAGTTTTTACGGGACACACATGACGGAGGAGCGATATCGATCAATGCTGGGAGAGCATATTCAGAAATACAAGAGGAGGTTTAAGGGTACCTTGAATAGTCCTGCCCAAAATCAGGCTGCTGTTCCACTTGTGAAAAGCAACACGGGATTAAAAGCTCACAAGTCAGGGAATGAGCGCAGGGGAGGAGGATTACATGTGGCGGAGAGTACATCGGAATGGATGAATGATTCTGGTTCTCAAAAACCTGGAAACTACCGCAATGCAGATTTCTCGCCGCAATATGGCACTGATAG GATTATGTATGAACCTGCATCTTTGGATATCGGGGATGGAATCATTTACAAGATCCCTCCAGTCTATGATAAGTTGGCTGGAGCTCTAAACCTCCCAAGCTGCTCAGATATCCATGTTGAGGATTTATACTTAAAGGGTACTTTGGATTTGGGCTCCTTGGCTGAAATGATGGCTGCTGATAAAAGATTTGGGAACAGAAACCGAGCAGGCATGGGAGAAGCAATACCACAATTTGAATCACTGCAGGCACGACTGAAGGTCATGTCAGCTTCTAATTCGGCTCGTAAGTTCAGTCTGAAAATGTCTGATGTTGATTTGAATTCCTCCATTCCGGAGGGGGCAGCGGGAAGCATAAGGCGATCTATTTTGTCTGAGGGTGGAGTATTGCAGGTTTATTATGTGAAGGTTTTGGAGAAAGGTGACACCTATGAG ATCATTGAAAGAAGCCTACCTAAGAAGCAAAAGGTGAAGAAAGACCCTGCTTTGATAGAGAAGGAGGAAATGGAAAGATGTGGAAAAGTTTGGGCAAATATTGTAAGAAGAGACATACCAAAGCATCATAGGAACTTCACTATTTTTCATCGAAAGCAGCTCATTGATGCCAAGAGGGTCTCAGAAACTTGTCAAAGAGAG GTCAGAATGAAAGTTAGTAGATCCCTTAAATGGACAAGGACTGCCAGTATGCGCACCCGTAAACTAGCTAGAGACATGTTACTGTTCTGGAAACGAATAGACAAGGAGATG ACAGAAGTGAGGAAGAGGGAGGAAAAAGAAGCTGCTGAAGCTTTGAGGCGTGAACAGGAGCTTCGAGAGGCAAAGAGACAGCAGCAAAGGCTTAATTTTCTTATACAACAAACTGAGCTGTACAGTCACTTTATGCAGAACAAGTCAAACTTACTATCTTCAGAAACTTTACCCAAGGAAGATGAAGATGCAGATGATCAAGATGCACTGATCGACTCTTCAGATGCTGTGCCCGATGAGGAGGAAGATCCTGAAGAGGCTGAATTGAAGAAGGAAGCTTTGAAGGCTGCACAAGAAGCAGTTTCTAAGCAGAAAATGTTGACAAGTGCTTTTGACACTGAATGCTTGAGGCTGCGCCAAGCTGGTGAAACTGATTCACTTCCACCAGATGTTGCTGGAGCGAGTAATATTGATTTGCAAACGCC CTCCACCATGCCAGTGGCATCCACAGTTCGGACACCTGAATTATTTAAAGGTGTTCTTAAAGAATATCAGCTAAAAGGTCTTCAGTGGCTCGTTAATTGTTATGAGCAG GGTTTAAATGGTATTCTAGCGGATGAGATGGGACTTGGAAAGACCATTCAAGCCATGGCTTTTTTGGCCCATTTAGCTGAG gaaaaaaatatatggggACCTTTTCTGGTTGTTGCACCTGCTTCTGTATTAAATAATTGGAATGAGGAACTTGAGCGCTTCTGCCCTGAACTGAAAAGACTTCCATATTGGGGTGGGCTTTCAGAGCGGACAGTACTTAGGAAAAGTATTAACCCAAAGGATCTTTATCGTag GGAAGCTAAATTTCACATTCTCATCACAAGCTACCAGCTATTAGTATCCGATGAGAAGTATTTTCGTCGCGTGAAATGGCAGTATATGGTTTTAGATGAAGCCCAGGCAATCAAAAGTGCAACCAG TATAAGATGGAAGACACTCCTCAGTTTTAATTGTCGGAATCGCCTACTGCTGACTGGTACACCCATTCAGAATAATATGGCTGAGTTATGGGCTCTTCTTCACTTCATCATGCCAACTTTATTTGACAGCCATGAGCAGTTTAATGAGTGGTTTTCTAAAGG AATTGAGAACCATGCAGAACATGGGGGTACTTTAAATGAGCACCAACTTAATCGATTG CATTCAATTCTAAAGCCTTTCATGCTGCGGCGTGTTAAAAAGGATGTGATTTCTGAGCTTACTACAAAAACTGAGGTTACTGTGCATTGTAAGCTGAGTTCTCGGCAGCAGGCTTTCTATCAAGCAATTAAGAACAAGATATCTCTTGCTGAGTTGTTTGATAGTAATCGTGGGCAGCTCAACGAGAAGAGAATTCTGAATTTAATGAACATCGTTATTCAACTAAGGAAG GTTTGCAACCATCCAGAGTTGTTCGAAAGGAGTGAGGGAAGCACGTACCTTTACTTTGGAGAGATTCCGAATTCCCTTCCACCTCCTCCATTTGGGGAGATGGAGGATGTATATTATTCCGGTGGTCACAACCCCATATCATATGAG ATACCAAAACTTGTCTATCAAGAAATTATACAAAGTTCTGAAACTCTCAGTTCAGCTGTTGGTCGTGGTGTCTCCAGAGAATCTTTTcataaacattttaatatttttagaccGGAAAATGTTTATCGGTCTGTCTTCTCAGAAGATATGTGCAGTAAAAGTGGAAATTTTGGTTTTACCCATATGATGAATTTGTCTCCACATGAAGTGACATTTCTAGCTACTGGTTCTTTTATGGAGCGACTATTATTTTCTATGATGAGATGGgaacaaaaattcattgatgaAGCTGTAGACTTTCTAATGGAGACCATAGATGATGATCCAGAATGTAGTTACCTTGAGAAAGAAAAAGTGAGAGCAGTTACGCGAATGTTATTGGTGCCATCAAGATCTGAGACCcagtttcttcaaaaaaaatggCAAACTGGACCCAGCCATGCTCCTTTTGAGGCCTTGGTTGTCCCCCATCAAGATAGGGTGTTATCAAATGCCAGGCTTCTTCACTCTGCTTACACATATATCCCACAAAGTAGAGCTCCCCCA ATTGGTGCTCACTGCTCAGATAGAAACTTCTACTATAAAATGATTGAAGAATTACATGATCCCTGGGTTAAGAGGTTGCTTGTGGGGTTTGCACGTACATCTGATAATAATGTGCCTAGAAAGCCAGATAGTCCTCATCATTTAATTCAAGAGATAGATTCTGAACTACCTGTTTCTCAGCCTGCTCTTCAGTTAACGTACAGTATTTTTGGGTCTTCTCCACCGATGCGGAATTTTGACCCTGCGAAATTGCTCACT GACTCTGGAAAGCTCCAAACACTTGATATATTATTGAAACGCTTACGAGCAGAAAATCATCGTGTTCTCTTGTTTGCTCAGATGACCAAGATGTTGAATATTTTGGAG GACTACATGAACTATAGAAAATATAGGTATTTTAGACTTGATGGATCATCCACTATTCAGGACCGCAGAGACATGGTCAAAGACTTTCAGCATAG gagTGATATTTTTGTGTTCTTACTGAGTACAAGAGCTGGTGGATTGGGTATCAACTTGACAGCTGCTGACACAGTCATATTTTATGAGAGTGATTGGAATCCAACATTGGATCTACAGGCAATGGACAGAGCTCATCGTTTGGGTCAGACAAAAGAT GTTACTGTTTACCGACTTATATGTAAAGAGACAGTTGAAGAGAAGATTCTTCTTAGAGCTAGTCAGAAAAGTACTGTGCAGAACCTTGTCATGACTGGTGGTTCTGTCGGTGGTGATCTTTTAGCTCCTGAGGATGTTGTATCATTGCTTCTAGATGATGTTCAATTGGAGCAGAAATTAAAGGAAATCCCTCTCCAG GTAAAGgataagcaaaagaaaaaacaacctATGAGAGGTATTCGGGTAAATGAAGACGGTGATGCATCAATGGAAGATCTAACAAGCTCTGTAGCCCAGGGTACCTCAGATAATGATCTTTCCATGGATCCAGAGGGTTCAAAGTCTAGTAATAAAAAG AGAAAAGCTTTCTCAGATAAGCCAACTTCAAGGCCAATGAATTCCCAAAAGATGAGTGAATTTAGTACTACGCCTATGGACGATGAATTGGATGTTGTTGATCCAGTGGGTCAGAAACCCAAGAGACCCAAGAGGATAAAGAAGAATGTGAATGAAAAGTTTGAAGATGCTTTTACTGGGATTGCTGCCCTGATCCCAGAGCAGACCCAATTTCCACCTCCACCAAGCGATTTTAGTGCCGGGGGTTCTAAAGCAGAATCAGGCCAAGACAACTGA
- the LOC100810344 gene encoding chromatin-remodeling ATPase INO80 isoform X2: protein MTEERYRSMLGEHIQKYKRRFKGTLNSPAQNQAAVPLVKSNTGLKAHKSGNERRGGGLHVAESTSEWMNDSGSQKPGNYRNADFSPQYGTDRIMYEPASLDIGDGIIYKIPPVYDKLAGALNLPSCSDIHVEDLYLKGTLDLGSLAEMMAADKRFGNRNRAGMGEAIPQFESLQARLKVMSASNSARKFSLKMSDVDLNSSIPEGAAGSIRRSILSEGGVLQVYYVKVLEKGDTYEIIERSLPKKQKVKKDPALIEKEEMERCGKVWANIVRRDIPKHHRNFTIFHRKQLIDAKRVSETCQREVRMKVSRSLKWTRTASMRTRKLARDMLLFWKRIDKEMTEVRKREEKEAAEALRREQELREAKRQQQRLNFLIQQTELYSHFMQNKSNLLSSETLPKEDEDADDQDALIDSSDAVPDEEEDPEEAELKKEALKAAQEAVSKQKMLTSAFDTECLRLRQAGETDSLPPDVAGASNIDLQTPSTMPVASTVRTPELFKGVLKEYQLKGLQWLVNCYEQGLNGILADEMGLGKTIQAMAFLAHLAEEKNIWGPFLVVAPASVLNNWNEELERFCPELKRLPYWGGLSERTVLRKSINPKDLYRREAKFHILITSYQLLVSDEKYFRRVKWQYMVLDEAQAIKSATSIRWKTLLSFNCRNRLLLTGTPIQNNMAELWALLHFIMPTLFDSHEQFNEWFSKGIENHAEHGGTLNEHQLNRLHSILKPFMLRRVKKDVISELTTKTEVTVHCKLSSRQQAFYQAIKNKISLAELFDSNRGQLNEKRILNLMNIVIQLRKVCNHPELFERSEGSTYLYFGEIPNSLPPPPFGEMEDVYYSGGHNPISYEIPKLVYQEIIQSSETLSSAVGRGVSRESFHKHFNIFRPENVYRSVFSEDMCSKSGNFGFTHMMNLSPHEVTFLATGSFMERLLFSMMRWEQKFIDEAVDFLMETIDDDPECSYLEKEKVRAVTRMLLVPSRSETQFLQKKWQTGPSHAPFEALVVPHQDRVLSNARLLHSAYTYIPQSRAPPIGAHCSDRNFYYKMIEELHDPWVKRLLVGFARTSDNNVPRKPDSPHHLIQEIDSELPVSQPALQLTYSIFGSSPPMRNFDPAKLLTDSGKLQTLDILLKRLRAENHRVLLFAQMTKMLNILEDYMNYRKYRYFRLDGSSTIQDRRDMVKDFQHRSDIFVFLLSTRAGGLGINLTAADTVIFYESDWNPTLDLQAMDRAHRLGQTKDVTVYRLICKETVEEKILLRASQKSTVQNLVMTGGSVGGDLLAPEDVVSLLLDDVQLEQKLKEIPLQVKDKQKKKQPMRGIRVNEDGDASMEDLTSSVAQGTSDNDLSMDPEGSKSSNKKRKAFSDKPTSRPMNSQKMSEFSTTPMDDELDVVDPVGQKPKRPKRIKKNVNEKFEDAFTGIAALIPEQTQFPPPPSDFSAGGSKAESGQDN from the exons ATGACGGAGGAGCGATATCGATCAATGCTGGGAGAGCATATTCAGAAATACAAGAGGAGGTTTAAGGGTACCTTGAATAGTCCTGCCCAAAATCAGGCTGCTGTTCCACTTGTGAAAAGCAACACGGGATTAAAAGCTCACAAGTCAGGGAATGAGCGCAGGGGAGGAGGATTACATGTGGCGGAGAGTACATCGGAATGGATGAATGATTCTGGTTCTCAAAAACCTGGAAACTACCGCAATGCAGATTTCTCGCCGCAATATGGCACTGATAG GATTATGTATGAACCTGCATCTTTGGATATCGGGGATGGAATCATTTACAAGATCCCTCCAGTCTATGATAAGTTGGCTGGAGCTCTAAACCTCCCAAGCTGCTCAGATATCCATGTTGAGGATTTATACTTAAAGGGTACTTTGGATTTGGGCTCCTTGGCTGAAATGATGGCTGCTGATAAAAGATTTGGGAACAGAAACCGAGCAGGCATGGGAGAAGCAATACCACAATTTGAATCACTGCAGGCACGACTGAAGGTCATGTCAGCTTCTAATTCGGCTCGTAAGTTCAGTCTGAAAATGTCTGATGTTGATTTGAATTCCTCCATTCCGGAGGGGGCAGCGGGAAGCATAAGGCGATCTATTTTGTCTGAGGGTGGAGTATTGCAGGTTTATTATGTGAAGGTTTTGGAGAAAGGTGACACCTATGAG ATCATTGAAAGAAGCCTACCTAAGAAGCAAAAGGTGAAGAAAGACCCTGCTTTGATAGAGAAGGAGGAAATGGAAAGATGTGGAAAAGTTTGGGCAAATATTGTAAGAAGAGACATACCAAAGCATCATAGGAACTTCACTATTTTTCATCGAAAGCAGCTCATTGATGCCAAGAGGGTCTCAGAAACTTGTCAAAGAGAG GTCAGAATGAAAGTTAGTAGATCCCTTAAATGGACAAGGACTGCCAGTATGCGCACCCGTAAACTAGCTAGAGACATGTTACTGTTCTGGAAACGAATAGACAAGGAGATG ACAGAAGTGAGGAAGAGGGAGGAAAAAGAAGCTGCTGAAGCTTTGAGGCGTGAACAGGAGCTTCGAGAGGCAAAGAGACAGCAGCAAAGGCTTAATTTTCTTATACAACAAACTGAGCTGTACAGTCACTTTATGCAGAACAAGTCAAACTTACTATCTTCAGAAACTTTACCCAAGGAAGATGAAGATGCAGATGATCAAGATGCACTGATCGACTCTTCAGATGCTGTGCCCGATGAGGAGGAAGATCCTGAAGAGGCTGAATTGAAGAAGGAAGCTTTGAAGGCTGCACAAGAAGCAGTTTCTAAGCAGAAAATGTTGACAAGTGCTTTTGACACTGAATGCTTGAGGCTGCGCCAAGCTGGTGAAACTGATTCACTTCCACCAGATGTTGCTGGAGCGAGTAATATTGATTTGCAAACGCC CTCCACCATGCCAGTGGCATCCACAGTTCGGACACCTGAATTATTTAAAGGTGTTCTTAAAGAATATCAGCTAAAAGGTCTTCAGTGGCTCGTTAATTGTTATGAGCAG GGTTTAAATGGTATTCTAGCGGATGAGATGGGACTTGGAAAGACCATTCAAGCCATGGCTTTTTTGGCCCATTTAGCTGAG gaaaaaaatatatggggACCTTTTCTGGTTGTTGCACCTGCTTCTGTATTAAATAATTGGAATGAGGAACTTGAGCGCTTCTGCCCTGAACTGAAAAGACTTCCATATTGGGGTGGGCTTTCAGAGCGGACAGTACTTAGGAAAAGTATTAACCCAAAGGATCTTTATCGTag GGAAGCTAAATTTCACATTCTCATCACAAGCTACCAGCTATTAGTATCCGATGAGAAGTATTTTCGTCGCGTGAAATGGCAGTATATGGTTTTAGATGAAGCCCAGGCAATCAAAAGTGCAACCAG TATAAGATGGAAGACACTCCTCAGTTTTAATTGTCGGAATCGCCTACTGCTGACTGGTACACCCATTCAGAATAATATGGCTGAGTTATGGGCTCTTCTTCACTTCATCATGCCAACTTTATTTGACAGCCATGAGCAGTTTAATGAGTGGTTTTCTAAAGG AATTGAGAACCATGCAGAACATGGGGGTACTTTAAATGAGCACCAACTTAATCGATTG CATTCAATTCTAAAGCCTTTCATGCTGCGGCGTGTTAAAAAGGATGTGATTTCTGAGCTTACTACAAAAACTGAGGTTACTGTGCATTGTAAGCTGAGTTCTCGGCAGCAGGCTTTCTATCAAGCAATTAAGAACAAGATATCTCTTGCTGAGTTGTTTGATAGTAATCGTGGGCAGCTCAACGAGAAGAGAATTCTGAATTTAATGAACATCGTTATTCAACTAAGGAAG GTTTGCAACCATCCAGAGTTGTTCGAAAGGAGTGAGGGAAGCACGTACCTTTACTTTGGAGAGATTCCGAATTCCCTTCCACCTCCTCCATTTGGGGAGATGGAGGATGTATATTATTCCGGTGGTCACAACCCCATATCATATGAG ATACCAAAACTTGTCTATCAAGAAATTATACAAAGTTCTGAAACTCTCAGTTCAGCTGTTGGTCGTGGTGTCTCCAGAGAATCTTTTcataaacattttaatatttttagaccGGAAAATGTTTATCGGTCTGTCTTCTCAGAAGATATGTGCAGTAAAAGTGGAAATTTTGGTTTTACCCATATGATGAATTTGTCTCCACATGAAGTGACATTTCTAGCTACTGGTTCTTTTATGGAGCGACTATTATTTTCTATGATGAGATGGgaacaaaaattcattgatgaAGCTGTAGACTTTCTAATGGAGACCATAGATGATGATCCAGAATGTAGTTACCTTGAGAAAGAAAAAGTGAGAGCAGTTACGCGAATGTTATTGGTGCCATCAAGATCTGAGACCcagtttcttcaaaaaaaatggCAAACTGGACCCAGCCATGCTCCTTTTGAGGCCTTGGTTGTCCCCCATCAAGATAGGGTGTTATCAAATGCCAGGCTTCTTCACTCTGCTTACACATATATCCCACAAAGTAGAGCTCCCCCA ATTGGTGCTCACTGCTCAGATAGAAACTTCTACTATAAAATGATTGAAGAATTACATGATCCCTGGGTTAAGAGGTTGCTTGTGGGGTTTGCACGTACATCTGATAATAATGTGCCTAGAAAGCCAGATAGTCCTCATCATTTAATTCAAGAGATAGATTCTGAACTACCTGTTTCTCAGCCTGCTCTTCAGTTAACGTACAGTATTTTTGGGTCTTCTCCACCGATGCGGAATTTTGACCCTGCGAAATTGCTCACT GACTCTGGAAAGCTCCAAACACTTGATATATTATTGAAACGCTTACGAGCAGAAAATCATCGTGTTCTCTTGTTTGCTCAGATGACCAAGATGTTGAATATTTTGGAG GACTACATGAACTATAGAAAATATAGGTATTTTAGACTTGATGGATCATCCACTATTCAGGACCGCAGAGACATGGTCAAAGACTTTCAGCATAG gagTGATATTTTTGTGTTCTTACTGAGTACAAGAGCTGGTGGATTGGGTATCAACTTGACAGCTGCTGACACAGTCATATTTTATGAGAGTGATTGGAATCCAACATTGGATCTACAGGCAATGGACAGAGCTCATCGTTTGGGTCAGACAAAAGAT GTTACTGTTTACCGACTTATATGTAAAGAGACAGTTGAAGAGAAGATTCTTCTTAGAGCTAGTCAGAAAAGTACTGTGCAGAACCTTGTCATGACTGGTGGTTCTGTCGGTGGTGATCTTTTAGCTCCTGAGGATGTTGTATCATTGCTTCTAGATGATGTTCAATTGGAGCAGAAATTAAAGGAAATCCCTCTCCAG GTAAAGgataagcaaaagaaaaaacaacctATGAGAGGTATTCGGGTAAATGAAGACGGTGATGCATCAATGGAAGATCTAACAAGCTCTGTAGCCCAGGGTACCTCAGATAATGATCTTTCCATGGATCCAGAGGGTTCAAAGTCTAGTAATAAAAAG AGAAAAGCTTTCTCAGATAAGCCAACTTCAAGGCCAATGAATTCCCAAAAGATGAGTGAATTTAGTACTACGCCTATGGACGATGAATTGGATGTTGTTGATCCAGTGGGTCAGAAACCCAAGAGACCCAAGAGGATAAAGAAGAATGTGAATGAAAAGTTTGAAGATGCTTTTACTGGGATTGCTGCCCTGATCCCAGAGCAGACCCAATTTCCACCTCCACCAAGCGATTTTAGTGCCGGGGGTTCTAAAGCAGAATCAGGCCAAGACAACTGA